One region of Bacillus pumilus genomic DNA includes:
- a CDS encoding NAD(P)/FAD-dependent oxidoreductase has protein sequence MTEQLELFDVTIIGGGPAGMYTAFYSGMRDLKTKVLEYNESLGGKILLYPEKVIWDVGGLVPTRGEQLIKQLEQQAKTFEPVIALNQKITDFHRLEDGNILITSENGDHHLTKTLILAMGHGIPVQRKLEVENADRYEVTNLYYTVQELKTFAGKRVVISGGGDSAVDWANALVPIAKSVTVIHRRDMFGGHEKNVANMKASSARILTPHELTDLHGNGKEIEAVTVQHLETGEKERIETDAVIVNHGMKGDLSVLAEWGLKQGEWGLIEVNEQMETNLPGVYAVGDLCTHKSKVRLIAGTFVDGVNALNSAKLYIEPDAEKVAYVSSHNERFKEKNKELLAAGADR, from the coding sequence ATGACAGAGCAGCTTGAATTGTTTGACGTCACCATTATTGGTGGCGGTCCAGCAGGAATGTACACCGCCTTTTATAGTGGGATGCGGGATTTAAAGACGAAGGTACTGGAGTATAACGAAAGCCTTGGTGGGAAAATCCTACTGTATCCAGAGAAAGTCATTTGGGATGTAGGTGGATTAGTGCCAACAAGAGGAGAGCAATTAATTAAACAGCTTGAACAGCAAGCCAAAACATTTGAACCTGTCATTGCATTAAATCAAAAAATAACAGACTTTCATCGCTTAGAAGATGGAAATATATTGATTACGTCCGAAAATGGTGATCACCATTTAACCAAAACCTTGATTTTGGCAATGGGGCACGGTATTCCAGTTCAAAGAAAGCTGGAGGTTGAAAATGCAGATCGCTATGAAGTAACAAACCTTTATTATACGGTTCAGGAGCTCAAAACCTTCGCTGGAAAAAGAGTCGTCATCTCTGGGGGCGGCGATTCTGCGGTGGATTGGGCAAATGCCCTTGTGCCAATTGCGAAAAGTGTCACTGTTATACACCGCAGAGATATGTTTGGTGGACATGAAAAAAACGTGGCGAATATGAAAGCATCAAGTGCACGTATTTTAACCCCACATGAATTAACTGACCTACATGGTAACGGAAAAGAAATCGAAGCTGTCACTGTTCAGCATTTAGAAACAGGTGAAAAAGAACGTATTGAAACAGACGCAGTCATTGTCAACCACGGCATGAAAGGCGATTTAAGTGTTCTTGCAGAATGGGGATTAAAGCAAGGTGAATGGGGACTCATTGAAGTGAATGAGCAGATGGAGACCAATTTACCAGGTGTGTATGCAGTAGGTGATTTATGTACACATAAAAGCAAGGTCCGCTTGATTGCAGGAACGTTTGTAGATGGTGTGAACGCACTAAATAGTGCGAAATTATATATCGAACCAGATGCGGAGAAAGTGGCGTATGTATCTTCTCATAATGAACGTTTTAAGGAAAAAAACAAAGAATTGCTAGCAGCCGGTGCGGATCGCTAA
- a CDS encoding helix-turn-helix domain-containing protein → MNAQMETMLHMKKKIQMCLKAKQTNRWQTKSPSVLTADGTVVIQLEGMEYELDGGDSLFIRSHIPVVIRSLSNQQVTVFAVSFEQYMLTNDADDELIYKINYDTLPDNGQVVMGSPVLFHHIKRLSDPSYSESSQVKLLKLVLQIFQQQNEKTIHADHYSIQMILQYIAEHYQQELTRKDLAHKMGFNESYFSTFFKKSVGMSVTDYIAQIRIDEAKKLLFKTDEQVQAIAQRVGYTDSLYFSRKFRQKTGRSPSQYRLSRQPKRIAAFQFVGSLLALGVKPICMEEDIALYSDLLQGQLSDVFVIHEHTPDDVLKDMNLDLILMPDYFYTNIEWMKRMEKFAPVLVFPYSRLSPVEEVLCLGSLIGRSEEAKQWVERYEKQAQKERARLTPFLKEKETVALYEIRGHDKVYMWSFHARGAINLYKTLGLMPPEAIQEEVLKPDKHVVIPLERLADYAADHMFFIVAVRHGWYRHMDKRMKESDVLRNLPAVQNDTFYLLKLEEFRFGEGERAIEIMKRFSQFLIKE, encoded by the coding sequence ATGAACGCACAAATGGAAACGATGTTACATATGAAAAAGAAAATTCAGATGTGTCTAAAAGCAAAACAAACGAACAGATGGCAGACAAAATCTCCAAGCGTTTTAACAGCTGATGGTACCGTTGTCATTCAGCTAGAAGGAATGGAGTACGAGCTTGACGGTGGGGATAGCCTGTTTATACGATCTCACATCCCTGTTGTCATCCGTTCTTTATCTAATCAGCAAGTCACAGTCTTTGCTGTTTCATTTGAACAATACATGCTCACAAATGATGCTGATGATGAATTAATTTATAAAATCAATTATGATACCCTGCCTGATAACGGGCAAGTGGTGATGGGCTCACCGGTATTATTTCATCATATTAAACGTTTAAGTGATCCCTCTTATTCAGAAAGTAGCCAAGTGAAGCTACTAAAGCTAGTACTGCAAATATTCCAGCAACAAAATGAAAAAACAATTCATGCTGATCATTATTCAATTCAAATGATTCTTCAATACATTGCAGAGCATTACCAACAAGAACTGACCCGTAAGGACTTAGCACATAAAATGGGCTTTAATGAAAGCTATTTCTCTACTTTTTTTAAGAAAAGCGTTGGAATGAGTGTCACAGATTATATTGCACAAATTCGAATAGATGAAGCAAAAAAGCTATTGTTCAAAACCGATGAACAGGTTCAGGCGATTGCACAAAGAGTAGGCTATACTGATAGCCTCTATTTCAGCAGAAAATTTCGTCAAAAAACGGGCAGATCGCCTAGTCAGTATCGACTGAGTCGCCAACCAAAACGAATTGCCGCTTTTCAGTTTGTAGGCTCTTTGCTTGCGCTTGGAGTGAAACCAATTTGCATGGAAGAAGATATTGCTCTTTATTCAGATCTGCTTCAAGGTCAACTCAGTGATGTCTTCGTCATTCATGAACATACACCTGACGACGTTTTGAAGGACATGAACTTAGACCTCATTTTAATGCCTGATTATTTCTATACAAACATAGAATGGATGAAACGTATGGAAAAATTCGCTCCTGTGCTTGTTTTTCCATATAGTCGCCTGAGTCCTGTAGAGGAGGTACTTTGTTTAGGTAGCCTCATCGGAAGGAGCGAAGAAGCAAAGCAATGGGTGGAGCGTTATGAGAAGCAAGCACAGAAGGAAAGAGCACGCTTGACGCCATTTTTAAAAGAAAAGGAAACGGTTGCTTTATATGAGATAAGGGGACATGACAAGGTGTATATGTGGTCTTTTCATGCGAGAGGAGCAATCAACCTATATAAAACGTTGGGGTTGATGCCCCCTGAAGCCATTCAAGAGGAGGTGCTGAAACCTGATAAACATGTTGTGATTCCGCTTGAGCGTTTAGCAGATTATGCAGCAGATCATATGTTTTTTATTGTGGCTGTTCGGCATGGATGGTACAGACATATGGACAAACGTATGAAGGAAAGTGATGTCCTGCGTAATTTACCCGCAGTGCAAAATGATACATTTTACCTGTTAAAACTAGAAGAATTTAGATTTGGTGAAGGGGAACGGGCGATAGAAATCATGAAACGATTCTCTCAATTTTTAATAAAAGAATAA
- a CDS encoding ABC transporter substrate-binding protein produces MKKQVIFLSLMALVLLFALAACGQKEESKKAEEKTKTVDTVKGKVEIPANPKRILVDGYLGSAVALGVKPVGATTQDLKNIHLKGKVDGVADISDERSAEKVASLKPDLIISAVDDEKVLDVYRKIAPTIVYPFGVFKDSQEEITTLAGILNKEEEGKAFLKKFDQRIEAARKKVKTVIKEGETVSILGAFKNDVYVYGNGIYRGGQALYEQLQLQPPKEVADTILNGKSGFEHISYEVLPKYAGDYIFVDEANGGTFDKNNSIWKSLKAVKKNQVHDLDITYFWPFDPIAIANQAEKYVEILTDLSQK; encoded by the coding sequence ATGAAAAAACAAGTCATATTTCTTAGTTTAATGGCTTTAGTGTTGTTATTTGCACTAGCAGCCTGCGGTCAAAAGGAAGAAAGTAAAAAAGCCGAAGAAAAAACAAAAACGGTTGACACAGTGAAAGGCAAGGTCGAGATTCCAGCAAATCCAAAGCGTATTCTCGTAGATGGCTATTTGGGTAGTGCTGTTGCACTAGGGGTAAAACCGGTTGGTGCCACAACACAAGATTTAAAAAACATACATCTCAAAGGCAAAGTGGATGGTGTGGCAGACATTAGTGATGAACGCTCCGCCGAAAAGGTGGCAAGCTTAAAACCAGACCTCATCATTTCAGCTGTAGACGATGAAAAGGTACTTGACGTCTACAGAAAGATTGCCCCAACGATTGTTTATCCGTTCGGTGTATTTAAAGATTCACAAGAAGAGATCACTACATTAGCCGGCATCTTGAATAAAGAAGAAGAAGGAAAAGCGTTTTTGAAAAAATTTGATCAACGTATAGAAGCTGCTAGAAAGAAAGTGAAAACAGTCATCAAAGAAGGCGAAACAGTGTCAATCTTGGGTGCATTTAAAAATGATGTCTATGTGTATGGGAATGGTATCTATCGAGGTGGACAAGCACTTTACGAACAATTGCAGCTTCAGCCGCCAAAAGAGGTTGCAGACACTATTCTAAATGGAAAGTCAGGATTTGAACATATTTCATATGAAGTGCTACCAAAGTATGCAGGTGATTATATATTTGTTGATGAAGCCAACGGAGGTACGTTCGATAAGAACAATTCAATATGGAAAAGCTTAAAAGCAGTGAAAAAGAATCAAGTACATGACTTGGATATTACGTATTTCTGGCCATTCGATCCAATAGCTATCGCCAATCAAGCAGAAAAATACGTAGAGATATTGACTGACTTATCTCAGAAGTAG
- a CDS encoding ABC transporter ATP-binding protein, which yields MLKRFFSYYKPYMGLFILDFSCAVIAALLELSFPLAISMVVDDLLPNRNWEMILIWSGILLAVYVVSSAMNYVVTYFGHKLGINIETDMRSQLFTHVQKMSFRFFDQKKTGKLVSRMTNDLMDIGEIAHHGPEDLFIAMMTLTGAFALMLSINWQLAILTFLIVPFLIGLSVYFTKKMSIAFDHMFSSIGQFHARVENNVSGIRVVKAFGNETHEVDRFIEHNEQFKQTKLTTYKMMALHASISHLLMKGVTIFGLVCGTWFVMQKNMTYGEFISFVLLSGIFLGPIQQINSVIETYPKGVAGFKRFVSLLDQAPDEKDVPDAIHVDGLKGEITFHDVSFGYEKDSLILEHINLKIKQGETVAIVGPSGAGKSTLCSLLPRFYEWQYGTITIDGIDSRQMKLSSLRQQIGIVQQDVYLFNGSIRENILYGKLDATEDEIWQAVSKAELKELVESLPEGLETMIGERGVKLSGGQKQRVSIARIFLKNPPILILDEATSSLDTETEASIQRSLEELSEGRTTLVIAHRLATIQHADRIVVVTKGGIAEQGNHKTLLTQNGLYKRLYETQFGA from the coding sequence TTGTTAAAACGATTTTTCTCCTATTACAAGCCATATATGGGGCTGTTTATATTAGATTTTTCCTGTGCCGTCATAGCGGCACTACTTGAATTATCATTTCCACTCGCGATCAGTATGGTTGTAGATGACCTTCTCCCAAACAGAAACTGGGAAATGATTCTCATTTGGAGTGGAATTTTACTGGCAGTCTATGTTGTCAGCTCAGCAATGAATTATGTGGTGACATATTTTGGACATAAGCTAGGTATCAATATTGAAACAGATATGAGAAGTCAGCTATTCACCCACGTACAAAAAATGTCTTTTCGATTCTTTGATCAAAAGAAAACAGGAAAGCTTGTTTCACGCATGACAAACGATTTAATGGATATTGGTGAAATCGCTCACCACGGTCCTGAAGATTTATTTATTGCAATGATGACTCTTACAGGTGCATTTGCCCTGATGCTATCAATTAATTGGCAGCTTGCCATCCTCACGTTTCTCATTGTCCCATTCTTAATAGGGCTATCGGTTTATTTTACGAAGAAAATGTCGATTGCCTTTGATCACATGTTTTCAAGTATTGGTCAATTCCATGCAAGGGTAGAGAATAATGTGAGCGGAATTCGAGTAGTGAAGGCATTTGGGAATGAAACGCATGAGGTTGATCGCTTTATTGAACACAATGAACAGTTTAAACAAACGAAATTAACCACATACAAAATGATGGCATTACACGCTTCGATTAGTCATCTGCTTATGAAGGGCGTCACCATCTTTGGACTTGTATGCGGGACATGGTTTGTGATGCAAAAGAATATGACCTATGGTGAATTCATTTCATTCGTCCTGCTGTCTGGAATCTTTTTAGGACCTATTCAACAAATTAATTCAGTCATTGAGACGTATCCAAAGGGAGTCGCAGGCTTTAAGAGATTTGTTTCGCTCTTAGATCAAGCCCCAGACGAAAAGGACGTCCCTGATGCGATTCATGTCGATGGGCTAAAAGGTGAAATCACATTTCATGATGTCAGCTTTGGTTATGAGAAGGACAGTTTGATCCTTGAGCATATTAATCTGAAGATCAAACAAGGGGAAACGGTTGCCATAGTAGGTCCTTCCGGTGCTGGTAAATCCACGCTATGCAGTTTATTACCAAGGTTTTATGAATGGCAATATGGAACCATTACGATAGACGGCATTGATAGTAGACAGATGAAGCTGTCTTCACTGCGTCAACAAATTGGAATAGTCCAACAAGACGTCTATTTATTTAATGGGAGCATTCGAGAGAACATTCTTTATGGAAAGCTTGATGCAACTGAGGATGAAATATGGCAGGCAGTTTCAAAAGCAGAGCTAAAAGAACTCGTCGAATCCCTACCCGAAGGTCTTGAGACAATGATTGGTGAAAGAGGCGTTAAGCTGTCAGGTGGACAAAAACAGCGTGTATCAATCGCTCGTATTTTCCTGAAAAATCCACCTATTTTAATATTGGATGAAGCGACCTCATCACTAGATACTGAAACAGAGGCTTCGATCCAACGATCACTAGAAGAGCTTTCAGAAGGTAGAACGACGCTAGTCATTGCGCATCGCCTTGCAACTATTCAACATGCAGATCGAATTGTTGTTGTGACAAAAGGTGGCATTGCAGAGCAAGGGAATCACAAAACATTACTAACGCAAAATGGCTTATATAAGCGCCTTTATGAAACACAATTCGGGGCATAA
- a CDS encoding YnfA family protein, whose protein sequence is MMLTIILFLLAGIAEIGGGYLVWLWLREARPVSYGIAGSLILVAYGVIPTFQQFPTFGRVYAAYGGVFVVLAVFWGWWVDRKTPDLYDWVGALICLIGVSMMLFAPRN, encoded by the coding sequence ATGATGTTGACGATCATTCTTTTTTTATTAGCAGGAATAGCAGAAATTGGCGGCGGCTATCTTGTGTGGCTTTGGCTGCGCGAAGCCAGACCTGTCAGCTATGGAATCGCCGGCAGTCTCATCCTCGTCGCTTATGGGGTCATCCCTACCTTCCAGCAGTTCCCGACTTTCGGACGGGTTTATGCGGCCTATGGCGGTGTGTTTGTGGTTCTTGCTGTGTTTTGGGGCTGGTGGGTCGATCGAAAAACGCCTGATTTGTACGATTGGGTAGGCGCTCTTATTTGTTTAATAGGTGTGAGTATGATGCTCTTTGCCCCTAGAAACTAG
- a CDS encoding RNA polymerase sigma factor: protein MDTLKDSELYHKIKFDRHKPSLEVLYDRYERVLYSFIYKMTGSRELAEEVLQEVFIKLWRGIGEYHADKGKFSSWLFMMSRNTAIDLLRKHRNETALEDEHIEYLADHQEDVSKEVEWNEERQIIREAVSTLSKEQQTIIEDVYFKGMTQKSIAEKLGIPIGTVKGRVRLSLKHLRARLSRGGKEEEA from the coding sequence ATGGATACACTGAAAGATTCTGAGCTGTATCACAAGATCAAATTTGATCGTCACAAGCCTTCGCTTGAAGTGCTGTATGATCGCTATGAACGTGTGTTATATTCGTTTATTTATAAAATGACTGGAAGTCGTGAGCTTGCGGAGGAAGTGCTGCAAGAAGTCTTTATCAAGCTCTGGCGCGGGATAGGAGAATATCATGCGGATAAAGGCAAATTCTCCTCGTGGTTATTCATGATGTCACGCAACACAGCCATCGATCTCCTAAGAAAGCACCGGAACGAAACGGCACTAGAAGATGAGCATATTGAATATTTAGCCGATCATCAAGAAGATGTATCAAAGGAAGTCGAATGGAACGAGGAAAGACAAATCATACGTGAAGCAGTATCTACATTGTCAAAAGAACAGCAAACCATCATAGAAGATGTCTATTTTAAAGGAATGACACAAAAAAGCATTGCTGAAAAACTAGGCATCCCCATTGGAACGGTGAAGGGAAGAGTTCGATTGTCATTGAAGCACTTACGGGCGAGACTGTCTCGCGGAGGAAAGGAGGAAGAGGCATGA
- a CDS encoding anti-sigma factor, with amino-acid sequence MTQCKHQVIDYFNGHVQGEEKAQFEEHLKNCSACKEELEELTSLMSDIPFLAGDQTPPAGMKDRILSQVFEEETVEEKNSHRKELKAAREPNEMKPLQKKRNQWLLPLVAALLLISAAGNVYFLSNGKEQAEEPVRVVATKSLASAASPKTTGAFSVIEHNGKKELVVSADGLKDQLDSSAVYQVWLIKGDQPVPAGAFQTDNKGEGTVTYALSEKEASESWDTVAVTLEPKKDNKLPQGPVVLSAAF; translated from the coding sequence ATGACTCAGTGTAAACATCAAGTGATTGATTATTTCAACGGGCATGTACAAGGAGAAGAAAAAGCACAATTTGAAGAGCACCTCAAGAACTGCTCAGCTTGCAAAGAAGAGCTTGAAGAATTGACATCGCTCATGTCTGACATTCCATTTCTAGCAGGTGACCAAACACCTCCGGCAGGGATGAAAGACCGTATTTTATCCCAGGTGTTTGAAGAAGAGACGGTCGAAGAAAAGAATAGCCATAGGAAAGAGCTCAAGGCAGCACGTGAACCAAACGAGATGAAACCACTGCAAAAGAAACGTAACCAATGGCTATTGCCACTTGTTGCCGCACTGCTTCTTATTTCAGCAGCTGGAAACGTGTATTTCTTATCGAATGGAAAAGAACAGGCGGAAGAACCTGTCAGGGTTGTAGCGACAAAATCACTGGCATCAGCCGCATCACCAAAAACAACGGGTGCTTTTTCAGTGATTGAGCATAACGGCAAAAAAGAGCTGGTGGTGAGTGCAGACGGATTAAAGGATCAGCTTGACTCATCTGCTGTTTATCAAGTATGGCTTATTAAAGGCGATCAGCCGGTGCCAGCCGGTGCCTTTCAAACAGATAACAAAGGAGAAGGAACCGTCACTTATGCGTTATCAGAAAAAGAAGCGAGTGAATCATGGGATACCGTGGCAGTCACCCTTGAACCAAAAAAGGATAACAAGCTGCCGCAAGGACCTGTCGTACTAAGCGCTGCATTTTAA
- a CDS encoding zinc-binding alcohol dehydrogenase family protein: protein MKAVGLLEYLPIEHEQSLMDQEVEKPKATGRDLLVKVEAVSVNPVDTKVRSPKDQKEEKLKILGYDASGTVVEVGEACTVFQPGDHVYYAGDITRQGSNSEYQLVDERIVAKKPVNLSFAEAAAMPLTTITAYEALFDRMHMKRNAEGATLLIIGGAGGVGSIAIQLAKLANATVIATASRPETKEWCLSLGADHIIDHHEPLLAQLHEKGIGEVDFILCLNDTDGHFKGMAEAIKPQGTICTIVENQHNLDIQLLKNKSAAFVWEFMFTRPMYKTADMIKQHELLTEAAELFEQGRLTHTLTKVLSPINAANLKQAHQTLEQGKMIGKFVLEGFEKGERV, encoded by the coding sequence GTGAAAGCTGTTGGACTATTGGAGTACTTACCGATTGAGCATGAGCAAAGCTTGATGGATCAGGAAGTAGAAAAGCCTAAAGCAACGGGCAGGGATTTACTGGTGAAAGTAGAAGCTGTGTCAGTGAATCCAGTTGATACGAAGGTGAGATCACCGAAGGATCAGAAGGAAGAAAAACTGAAAATTCTTGGCTACGATGCAAGCGGTACGGTTGTTGAAGTTGGCGAAGCGTGTACAGTATTTCAGCCTGGTGATCACGTGTACTATGCGGGAGATATCACGCGTCAAGGTTCAAATAGTGAGTATCAGCTTGTGGATGAACGGATTGTGGCAAAAAAGCCTGTTAATCTCTCCTTTGCAGAAGCAGCCGCGATGCCTCTGACGACGATTACGGCATATGAAGCGTTATTTGACCGAATGCATATGAAGCGAAATGCAGAAGGGGCAACACTGCTCATCATCGGCGGTGCAGGCGGAGTAGGTTCTATTGCCATCCAACTAGCCAAATTAGCAAATGCCACTGTAATCGCCACCGCATCAAGACCTGAAACAAAAGAGTGGTGTCTGTCATTAGGTGCTGATCATATCATTGATCATCATGAGCCGCTTCTCGCGCAGCTCCACGAAAAAGGAATAGGCGAAGTGGATTTCATTTTATGCCTAAATGATACAGACGGACACTTCAAAGGCATGGCAGAAGCCATCAAACCGCAAGGCACGATCTGTACCATTGTCGAGAATCAGCACAACTTAGACATTCAATTACTCAAAAATAAAAGTGCTGCATTTGTATGGGAGTTCATGTTCACACGCCCTATGTACAAAACAGCGGACATGATCAAACAGCATGAGCTTTTAACAGAGGCGGCTGAGTTATTTGAACAGGGGAGATTAACGCATACGTTAACAAAGGTTCTCAGTCCGATCAATGCTGCTAACTTGAAGCAGGCACATCAAACCCTTGAACAAGGAAAGATGATTGGTAAGTTTGTACTAGAAGGATTTGAGAAAGGGGAGAGGGTATGA
- a CDS encoding YfiT family bacillithiol transferase, with protein MTSLQYPIGLYEPVENKTKEQLESWIDQLGAIPQEYETVTNQLTDAQLDTPYRPGGWTVRQLIHHVADSHLNAYLRFKLALTEEIPHIRPYDQAGFAELPDSKAPISLSLPLISSLHRRWVTLLRGMSEEDFTASYYHPADQQTVSLYDATGMYVWHSKHHLAHITELIKRNQWN; from the coding sequence ATGACGTCATTACAATATCCGATTGGCTTATATGAACCGGTTGAAAATAAAACAAAGGAACAGCTAGAGTCATGGATTGATCAGTTGGGTGCGATTCCACAAGAATATGAAACAGTCACCAATCAATTGACAGATGCTCAGCTGGATACACCCTATCGGCCTGGAGGATGGACCGTCCGTCAGCTCATTCATCACGTAGCAGACAGCCATCTGAATGCATACTTACGATTCAAGCTTGCGCTCACAGAAGAAATACCGCACATCCGTCCATATGATCAGGCGGGATTCGCCGAGCTTCCAGATAGCAAAGCGCCCATCAGCCTATCACTGCCCTTAATCAGCAGTCTGCATCGCAGATGGGTTACATTACTTCGAGGGATGTCAGAGGAAGACTTCACTGCATCTTATTATCACCCAGCCGATCAACAAACGGTGTCCTTATATGATGCAACAGGTATGTACGTCTGGCACTCAAAGCATCATCTTGCCCATATCACGGAATTAATCAAAAGAAATCAATGGAATTAA
- a CDS encoding MarR family transcriptional regulator: MEYNIHDTTVLKEEILSPEEKKTWVLYMKVLTAAGLGDVSEWMKLDMSMPQMKVLMLLNNHGSLKVSEIAEKMGASLSNMTGLLDRLEQSHFVERKHSERDRRIIVVELTEEAKNIFRSIYQKGHEKIKNSLQRLNDEEKEKVNEGLAILEKALRPERG; the protein is encoded by the coding sequence GTGGAATATAATATTCATGACACCACCGTATTAAAAGAAGAGATTCTATCTCCAGAGGAAAAAAAGACATGGGTGCTCTATATGAAAGTACTCACAGCTGCAGGTCTTGGAGATGTGTCAGAATGGATGAAGCTTGATATGAGTATGCCTCAAATGAAGGTACTCATGCTACTCAATAACCATGGCTCTCTCAAGGTATCCGAAATCGCTGAAAAAATGGGCGCTTCTTTGTCCAATATGACAGGCCTGCTTGACCGGTTAGAACAGTCTCATTTTGTTGAACGAAAACACTCTGAGCGTGACCGTAGAATCATTGTCGTCGAACTAACAGAGGAAGCGAAAAATATTTTTAGAAGCATTTATCAAAAAGGACACGAAAAAATCAAAAACTCCCTGCAACGGCTCAATGACGAGGAAAAAGAAAAAGTCAACGAAGGGCTGGCTATTTTAGAAAAAGCACTGCGTCCTGAACGCGGCTAA